One Gossypium arboreum isolate Shixiya-1 chromosome 13, ASM2569848v2, whole genome shotgun sequence genomic window, ATATCCTTGTCAGATTATATACCTTTTATATGTCCTATGTACAATGAGAAAACTATGATAATTTTCTTCTCTGAAACAAAACTGTTTTGAACCTATTAGGAAACCTGTGGAGTATTTCTTGAAGGTTGTTGATGAGATTACACTGAAGGATATTTCTTCGATAGCCCAAAAGCTTCTATCGTCTCCTCTCACAATGGCATCATATGGAAATGGTAGTTTACAGTTTACTCGAAACTTAAACCACTGAATTTGTTGTTTTATTGCAAAGCATTTTAGatatattaacttttttttttcttcatatttTGCAGTTATTAATGTCCCAAGCTACGATTCAGTTAGCCGCAAATTCAAGTGAAAAATGAAATTGCTTTCCTGTGTCAAACTTGACGAGAATCGGACCTTGTTTTACAGTGTTATGCATCCGAATACCTTCGACTTCTTTTGCAACAAGTTGCACccatttttaacaataaaattgtTTCCTCGGCAAACAATCGATTAGTGAAATAGCTTCTGCAGACAATGAGATACTTGTATGTTTTCTGCTGAATTCcatgattttggtcatggttgggGAAAAGTGTCtccaaactttttatttttcacttttgttttaaaaattaccCAAAGCAAATTCAAGAATTATTTTTTTACTCCGAGCATACattttgacttgaaattttttggTGTATATGTTAAGAACATTTGCCCTTTATGGCACAATTTTCAGGTTTTATTTTGCACAATTTATTTTGGAATTAGATTTAGCCACTGCATTGACATGCCAAAGATGATTTTTGTGCCCTCAAGTTATTATGGTTtgactttttttaattttttttaacattttccaGTTCATGTTTGGGGGTTTATAGCTGTTCTTTTGGAAACCTTCCTTTAGGAGTGCAATTTTGATACCACAGGGttccaatatatttattttttatttttttaaagtattCGTATTTGATGTTTTGGTTTTTTTCATTTTCGgagaaatttttaaataaatgaaaaatagtCCTCCACTCAAACAAAGCAATGACAGCAAAGGAATGTTTTGATACAGTGAAAACCTATAGTAAAAAGAACAAGCATAGATGGTTTATCAAAAAGGCTTACACAccaaatttctttcatagaaCTGGGTAGACAAATCTTACATTTCATAAGATGATCTTTATCAGATCTTGCTCAAACTTAAAAAACCAGATGAATTGAGCAAACATAACATAGTTCAAAAGCTAGCTAGCTTTCAGCATTGATTCATTTCGAAGTTTAAATAACATGGACTTCCTCAGAAGGTCAAGGCATCCACTATCTGGTTAGCCCTTACGTTACTAAACCAGATTATTGGCCCATTAAGCAAGTGAATTTGAACCCTGGACATGAGCTATTAATGAATGACAGGCACCAATACCAGTTAATTCATGTATGGTGAGATCATGGAGATGGTGACGATGAGGGGGTTACATTAGGGTTCAAGTTCTCAAACAATGCTCCACAAACTAGAGGCTGAGGAGAAGGGATTCTCAAGCAACTCAGCCCACTTCCAGGGATAACATTGCACTGAGGCTGGGGTCTCTGCATATCTCTCCCGGGTATACAATTCAATGAGAAATCAAACCCCACATCCCTATAAAAAGACTTGGAACATTCTTGGCCAAACCCAGAGAAGAAATTATATGCAACAGTCAAGTTCATAAGGCTCCTTAATGAACAAACAATGTCGGGCAACACACCAGATAACTCATTGTGTGCTAAATTAAGGACCTCAATGTCACTCATACAAGACATAGTATCAGGCAAATGACCCATCAATGAATTATGGCTCACATCAAAGACTTGCATCTCTGAAAACAACCCAACACCTTGTGGGATACAACCTGTTAACTGGTTGTTCAAAAGTAAAATCTCTTTCAATTTAGAACGCATGAAACCAAAACTAGCTGGTATGTTCCCATTGAATTTGTTGTTAGCTAAGTTAATAACAGAAGCTGGTGAATTCCCAAAGTTTGAAGGGAGTTCACCTTCAAATTGGTTGTTATTGAGGAAGATAGCATCAAGTCTTCTGTAGAACAAATCTTCAGGAATGGTACCCGAGAAATTATTGAACCTAAGGTCCAAATAAACAAGATTTGGTATGTATAAAGTAACCATAGGAAAAGAACCAGAGAAATAATTGCCACTAAGATCCAACTCTTGAAGTGAAGTAAGGTCATTGAAAGTATCAGGGACTGTCCCTGAAAACCGGTTGCTGTTAAGGTGAAAGATTGTGATATCTGTAAGAAAAGAGAGTTCTTTTACTAAAGTACCTTGAAGGTTACCATGGTTGAGATCTATGGCTACCACAAATGGTTCATTTGATGAATCTACTGAACAAAAGACCCCTTTGTAAGAGCACACATCTGAGCCATTCCAAGTCTTTAAAACCCCCAAAGGGTCATCAGTGATGGCTGATTTCCATGCTTGAAGAGCAGTGTAAGCATTGTTGAGCTTTGACACTGAAGGACCAGATGGTGttgggttgttgttgatgttGATTCCTCCACCAAACCAAACACCGCCGCCGCCGCCACCATTGCCAATATTGATGCCAACACCACCACCAACAGCAATGGCTACTTGTGTTGGAACATTCATCATTTGCCAAAGTATAAAAACCAGGAAGAAccaaaaacaaaaccccattttgCTTTGTTTGAAGACACCAAAATGGTTGAAGTGATTAGTTAGTTTGCTCTTAAGGTTGTACAAAATTAGGCTGCTGTTGCTGGCATTGATGAAAGGACAGAATGGGGGGTTGAGTGATTTGAGTTCTTCTTTTAAAGCTTTGAAGACTTTTGTACGAGTAACTCTTGGGTGTGAAAATGTTGACTTGATAACTgagctttttctttttctattcttttgATGAATCTGGTCAGTAAACGTTTGGGATTTGATTGAAGTTTGTGATAATTGTATTGCTCAAGCAAGACTAATTCTAGGGTTTTTTAccctaatattataaaaaaaaaattatacaccAAAATGAGTTGTCAGTtagattaattacgaaaatggtataTTTTTTGGGATTGTGCCTACCTGACAGGCACaacctattattttattattaatttttttttgttttaaaaaattattattatattatttttaatatttatattaatatatagataaaaatacGGGTTTTATACGGATAAAAAATACCCGAAACGGGTCAAGTCTGTCAGGTAGGCACGACTAGTCGTTTCTGATGTAGGGACAACACCCTGcacatttccttttctttctttgcatTTTACAAAAATTAGTCTTATATCACTTTTAGTCCTCTACTAggcctaaaattaaaattcaatctttatacttgaatatctacaataatatttggttctatttttataattttttccaaataattaacattgttaattactcgataaaattttgacatgtttttaaacaaaaattagtttaacaaaacaatgatatgttaagttagaataagttttaaataataaaatttcaaacaaaattgtattaaaatttttgttaattactctataaaattttgattagtttaacaaaacaatgatatgttaagttggaataagttttaaataataaaatttctaacaaaattgtattaaaatttttgttaattactcgataaaattttggcgtgttttttaaataaaatattagtttaacaaaacaataatATGTTAAGTTGGAATAcattttgttagaaattttattatttaaaacttattacgacttaacatatcattattttgttaaactaatattttgtttaaaaaacacGTTAAAAACTTTAACAgagtaattaacaatattaattatttagaaaaaattataaaaataggaccaaatattattgtagaaattcaagtataaagattgaatttaattttaggcctagtagagagaccaaaagtgatataagaccaattttgtaaaatgcaaataaagaaaagaaaatatgtaGGTGTTGTGCCTGTTAAACGACTAGTCGTGTTACCGATGTGTCAAGCTTTGTATTTTTATCCGTATAAAACCCGTATTTTTAtccatatattaatataaatattaaaataatataataataatttttaaaacaaaaaaaattaataataaaataataggttGTGCTGCTCATGTAGGCACCAATTCAAAAAGTATACTATTTTCTTAATTAATCTGgctgataaccaattttgtgtataatttttttataatattgaggTAAAAAACCCCTAATTCTAAATGCCCTTATTCTTAAACAGGAAAATACTACTATCAAGCTTGGTCCCTCCATGAACTACATTATATTTTATTAAGAAATAATCAAACCCTCAAAAGTGCTTGATGTGTCAATGACTCGGGTTTTTTGGGCAAaagaaaatatattataaaaactaAGGATAATATAATTTTTCCCCTTGAATTTGGTAGTAtcgatattttttatttattttagatttaaatttaataatttggcCTGTTTTAATCTATaaacttaaaaaaatataaagtttAATGATGTGATACTTTGAAGTTATGTCATATCATCACTTGAAAATTAAAGTGTAGTATATTCTCGAAGtgttaaatttaaggttttaatAATCAGATTGGTGGTTGAATAAATAGACCACTGGTTCCTGATTCAACAAGTTCAATTGATTCGATTATTGgaccaacaataattaaataattaattaaaaattcgtaaaactctaaaaaaattaataaattgaggTTCAACTATCGGTTTTTCTCtagttttcaatttttacaaattgCAAGCAATTTTCAAGTCAATCGGTTCAACAAATTTGTTCAAGCTGTTATATCAGTAAGTCTTCGATCTATCTAATCCAATTATGTTTTAGTAATATAAGCCACATCATTAAATCTTGATAGAATATAAGTTTAGAGATCGAAATAGATCTAGTTGCCAAGTCTAAAGAAAATTTAcctcaaaaaaatttaaattataagttaataatagtaaaaattataCTTTAACTCTCCAAGAtgataaaattttagtttaatctctttaaaaattctaaaaaaatatatatattttttccctTAAAAGTTACCTCATACACATCGGGTAATCTGATTTTTTTTAAAcattaatctcattataagttcttatcacatctgttttttttttatatattgccTAAAACTACCCATAGTCCCTTCctaacccttaaataggaggataatatgcTTCAACGCATTCGAACCCACATCCTCTTGCACTGACGATAATGTTGATgctaatcgagttaagactcaaccAATTTGGATAATCTAATTTCTAAATTGAacatctaaataaataataatagaggCTAAATAAAGAGTCATTATATATTAGAATGGAGctcttttttttttgataaaaacaaagaaaaactaaTTTAAATTACCAAGATCACAAAGCTGCTAGCTCTATCAGATTGTAAAACTGCTAAAAGTTTCATAGGAGCTTCAGCAAATACCCGCACATCGATATTTCTGTCAAATACCATATTAGCTAAATGGTCAACATTTAAATCTCTCACTCGGGATATGTCTTATATGCCACCGTCTTATATGTTGTAACACCTGAATGATCCTCTTAATAAAAGCGAAATTCGAAATAGTTAAAACCCCTTCTTAAATTACTTTAATCACATTTAGACTTTCAGATTAAATTAACACTTTATCACACTCTCTTCTCTGTAAAAGAATTACCTGAATAAAGCTTTATTAGATAGCAACAAATGCAAATGATATGTTTTTCATTGCATTATGAATGTAATCAAAACTTAAATTCATccaactttatttatttttttaaaatgatgtgttataaatataaatttcttTTAGCttagataaataaattaaatgacgCCTGCCAAACTCAAAGCCAAGCCCTGATGAAATTGATGATGCCTTTTATAGACCTAACGAAATAATGAACCATGTTTTAGGGATAAAAAAAAAAACGTTCACATCCTTTGTGGGGTAATTTTTAAGCTTCAAATGAGATGATAAATAATGAATGTTTTGGGTGCAGTTCAGTTTTGAGGCAGAATTTTGGGTAGTATGATTCTTCTTAAAAAATGAGAGTTTAATAAACTTTGATTCATATTAACAGTTTAGAAGTAATTAATGCTTTTTAAGATAGATAATCGGTGAATTCATCCTCAGCCTTGATGAAAATAATTAATCGGATATTAAAAACTATGAATCAATAGAGCATCGGGCACGTTCTAAATGAGAGGAATCAAGTGGCTAATTGCATTGTGAAGATAAAACAATTTTAATTTCTGGTATTTTTACATTAATTTACCACTTTTAAGTTTTAAATCATGCGTGTGTTTTTCATTACATTTTCAACCAACCCTGATGGCAATTGACTATGTAAAACCTACCAATTCCTGGTCATCATTTTAATGATGGGTACACCCGACAGGTGACTGGAAATGGGGCCTCCTTTTCTTTTTCACTTTCTATTGTCTAAGCCTCGACCACCATAGATCAGTTCACAATCATCTGTTCATTAAGTTTCAGCTACTACAAAACATCACACACAACATTCATATGTTGGTGGGTTAAAAACGTGCAATGTTTCTTTCCTCTGTCTGGTGGGCGTGGGATTGTTGTTTGTTCCAATAAtcattaaaaagaaaaacaaaaatggagAATTTCATGTGAATCAATTAATAAAGCAATAATGCAAATGCAAACTTTCATTTCCCTATTGGGTTTTTAGTGAAGGATTTAATGAGatggtttaaaaattttgataaatctaattaaaattttcaaaaattttaaaagttaatgaTAATTGACACAAAATTTGGAGggatctaattaaaattttgacaGGTTTAATgagaaattctaaatttttgggaggcctaattaatatttttgaaaatttttgtgtaaaagaaattttcaaaaatttgtgTAGGGGGGGCTTTATTAGCTTCTAGCAACAGATTTTGGGGTTAAGATTGGGGTCTaattaagatttttaaaaattttaaatgcttaatgagaattgaaaaaaaaaaactaaagggatttgattaaaatttttgaaaggtTTAATGTGAAATTCCAAATTTTTGGgggtttaaataattttttttaatttaagggtctaattttttttttgggtagGCCCCGTGGCCTCTCTGCTAGCTTCCATGCCCTTTTCTTTGTGGACTTTGTTTAATTGATTCGTATAGTATATTTTAAGGTTAACAtactatttaatatttaaatctaattttaatgattaatttaatatttaaaattttatctcgatttagtatttgagtttgattttaataattaatttttgacATTTGAGCCTTTTTCTTTTTTGCCTCATTAAGTATCTACGTATTTTTTTTAGAGTAAATATCAAATATTCATTTGGCCAAATGATACGATTTGATATGAAGTATCAAATTGCatattaaaactaaatttaagaATCAAAATGATATAAAAATTTAGGTTACCAAATTAAACATTATATATACAACACCTTTCCCCCTTTCCCTTATTTTCTGGAATTGATAAGGGTAATTTTAATCAATAAACATTGGATTTGTCTCCTTGGGGTTGTTCATTTCATCATTATCAAACCCGTGACAACTACACGTCGATAGGTTTCCCTTGTGTCATTGCACTCAACCTGTTTGAAATAATGCCCGTGTGAAGTAAATTCAACAACACCTTGTTTAAAATTTGAAACCAGATTTCATTTTGCGACCCTCAACAACTTTGTTTTTTACTGTCATGTCCAAGAATCTGCCTCcactttgtttttttctttcttaacaACATTTATTGGTTTGTTTACAATAAACTTTTGTTAAGATATTATTTAGTTAGTATACGTGGATACCACAATAATTAAATGAaagtataattatttttttataattgtaaaaattgtaatttttagatACCTATCATTGATACAGATATAATTATATTGTAATTCCTATGTCATGTTCGGTAGTACAATTATAATTATCTgagttatataatttatatttttaaaaatattagtatGATAAAAGTTAATTTctaaataacaaaaattaaaatcaaatcattatatttattatgttAGTCTAAAAAGTAATTGGCAATACGGTTACtaataaaaatagtagaaaaataaatatcatgtacaattttatctaattacttTAGTGCATATTTTGTTAGGTTATTCCTCTTTAATATCCATTATATACTCCTTCTCATATGTTGGTCTTTGATAGAGTTTTCTTGATACAAAGCCTATAATTACTTTTAACCAATTCCTAacctttaaataaaagaataagtgTGATTCAATGCGTTTGAACACACATCCTATTGCACTGACAACAATGTCAATAGCAATGAGTTAAGACTCAGTCATGTAAAGATACAAGTTAGATCTcactaattaatattaatattaatatattttatttttcaagtgTTAGTATTTGATACATTGACAGTgtactttctttattttataagcAATCTTAAAAATTTGCtacatgttttttttaaaataattttttatattttaatacacCCTATAGGACATTTGTCAACTCTCTAACCCTATTTGTAGAGTCTACAAACGTTACCGACATAGTACCAAATATTTTcccattttttaatttaaagagttaaaaaaaattaaatatgatataatttaaAATGTTGTTATAAATATATAACAATTATCATTTGATACACAAGGTGCTATTATAGAAAAATGTGATTATTATATGTGTGTGAACTCCACCTCTTGACAACTCTGGCCAAAGTACCCTGATCAAATAGCTTCGCCCATTTGGTTCCACCAACCTTACTTCTTCCACCATGAGGATTATTCTTCGAGAATCTAACGAACGTGCAAGCCAATCACCTTGACATTAAGGACACTCTAATAAAATAGTCACcacttatcacacatatattttgcAATCAAGATAATATCAGATAATTCACCTAACAATGGATTATGAAAAAGGCTAATAAAGCTATTAAGAGACTACACGTGGCAAAAGAGATCAAGCCCATATAAGTATCTCTCTAAACCTCGAAAATTGGAAATGTTCAACAACCCTCTTTCCCGAACTTTATCCATACATATCTTCTTCCTTGAATTCCACTTCTTCCTTCATCTCCTTCTACCACTTAAACTATACAACTCTTGACCTAAACAGAATCATCTGTCTTCAACCTCCACCACATCTTCCTCCATATTGACTTTTGGTCAGGGGTGTAGCCAGGGGGGCTGGCATAGGCCCCAGCCCccactaaaatagaaaatttcattttaggtcctcgaaatttttaaaaaattttaaattagtaaagataaaattgtactttgacccccctaaaattataaaaatttaatttaatcctttaaaaattataaaaatataaactataaaaaatttaaattttatccgACCCCTAAAAAATTTTTTAGACTTCACCACTGTTTTTGGTATGC contains:
- the LOC108464063 gene encoding leucine-rich repeat extensin-like protein 4, yielding MGFCFWFFLVFILWQMMNVPTQVAIAVGGGVGINIGNGGGGGGVWFGGGININNNPTPSGPSVSKLNNAYTALQAWKSAITDDPLGVLKTWNGSDVCSYKGVFCSVDSSNEPFVVAIDLNHGNLQGTLVKELSFLTDITIFHLNSNRFSGTVPDTFNDLTSLQELDLSGNYFSGSFPMVTLYIPNLVYLDLRFNNFSGTIPEDLFYRRLDAIFLNNNQFEGELPSNFGNSPASVINLANNKFNGNIPASFGFMRSKLKEILLLNNQLTGCIPQGVGLFSEMQVFDVSHNSLMGHLPDTMSCMSDIEVLNLAHNELSGVLPDIVCSLRSLMNLTVAYNFFSGFGQECSKSFYRDVGFDFSLNCIPGRDMQRPQPQCNVIPGSGLSCLRIPSPQPLVCGALFENLNPNVTPSSSPSP